A window of the Yersinia rochesterensis genome harbors these coding sequences:
- a CDS encoding iron chelate uptake ABC transporter family permease subunit, whose translation MQANEYSSSRSLPQENSKTFSSPAKRLLLLSIIALAAIIIFMTINLRGNIQYVLVHRGLILATMVLVAFAAGIATVLFQTVTNNRILTPSVMGLEALFILIQTMLIFFVDANGFRVLGITGKFLCESALLLLFSVFLYRWLLTGVGINLHKVLLVGLVCGTLFRSLSSLMQRLLSPGEFAILQGRVFATFTRAAPEIIALSTGIIIIVAIVIWRMRHSLDIIALGRNTAINLGVAYQKRITAILLLVSLLVAISTALVGPLTFLGLLIANLAYPLVGSFRHQYLLPGVFLLGVITLVGGQLILERLLNMSGTLSVVIEFVGGALFIYLLIKKAPV comes from the coding sequence ATGCAGGCTAATGAGTATTCTTCCTCACGCTCTCTTCCTCAAGAGAACAGTAAAACATTCAGCTCGCCAGCAAAGCGGTTATTGTTATTGAGTATTATCGCCCTTGCCGCGATTATCATTTTCATGACAATTAATCTTCGGGGCAATATCCAGTATGTTCTGGTGCATCGCGGCCTTATTTTAGCCACTATGGTATTGGTCGCGTTTGCTGCCGGTATTGCCACCGTATTATTCCAAACAGTGACTAATAACCGTATTTTGACGCCGTCAGTGATGGGGCTTGAAGCGCTGTTTATCCTAATTCAAACGATGTTGATCTTTTTTGTCGATGCCAATGGGTTCAGGGTGCTAGGAATAACAGGGAAATTCCTTTGTGAGTCGGCCTTGTTGCTGCTGTTCTCGGTATTTCTGTATCGCTGGTTGCTGACCGGTGTCGGGATCAATCTTCACAAGGTATTATTGGTCGGGTTGGTTTGTGGCACTTTGTTCCGCAGTTTATCCAGCTTGATGCAGCGCCTGCTCTCCCCTGGGGAGTTTGCTATTTTGCAGGGTAGGGTATTTGCCACCTTTACGCGAGCTGCGCCGGAAATTATTGCCCTGTCTACTGGGATAATTATTATCGTGGCGATTGTCATTTGGCGTATGCGTCATTCCCTCGATATTATTGCGTTGGGTAGAAATACCGCGATTAATCTGGGGGTTGCCTACCAGAAAAGAATTACCGCTATTTTGCTGCTGGTTTCCTTGCTGGTGGCTATATCGACGGCACTGGTTGGGCCATTAACCTTTTTAGGTTTGCTCATTGCTAATCTGGCTTATCCACTGGTGGGGTCATTCCGGCATCAATATTTGCTGCCGGGGGTCTTTCTGCTGGGGGTGATTACGTTGGTCGGTGGGCAATTAATCCTCGAACGTTTATTGAACATGTCGGGAACGCTTTCCGTGGTCATTGAGTTTGTGGGTGGCGCGCTGTTTATTTATCTTTTAATAAAAAAGGCTCCGGTGTGA
- a CDS encoding ABC transporter permease, which produces MKNLSFIAGLVILLGLMTCSLFIGVGNVTLAEVWSDPDMRDIFLISRVPRTLALVLAGSAMSVAGLIMQMLTQNRFVEPSIAGTTQSASLGLLLVMVFSPAAPVMVKMLVATVFAMGGTALFMLLLARMRMKSALMVPLTGIMLGAVFSAVTTFLAMEFDLLQSLGSWESGDFSGVLQGRYELLWIVGALTLIACLIADRFTVAGMGRDFSVNVGLNYQRVMLMGMSIIAIVSGVVVVVIGVLPFLGLIVPNIVSMAMGDNLRRTIPWVALCGGGLVVLCDIIGRLVSYPFEIPASVILGAIGALVFLLLIVRTKRHAG; this is translated from the coding sequence ATGAAAAATCTTAGTTTTATTGCGGGCCTGGTTATTTTACTGGGCCTAATGACATGCAGCCTGTTTATTGGTGTTGGTAATGTCACATTGGCCGAAGTCTGGTCAGATCCCGACATGCGCGATATTTTTTTGATAAGTCGCGTGCCGCGAACGCTAGCATTAGTTTTAGCCGGCAGTGCTATGAGTGTTGCTGGTCTTATTATGCAGATGCTCACTCAGAACCGATTTGTCGAACCCTCGATTGCAGGCACCACCCAGTCGGCTAGTCTCGGATTATTATTAGTCATGGTGTTTAGCCCAGCGGCTCCGGTAATGGTTAAGATGTTGGTTGCCACTGTATTCGCCATGGGCGGGACGGCACTGTTTATGCTGTTGCTGGCACGAATGAGAATGAAATCGGCGCTGATGGTGCCGCTGACCGGCATTATGCTGGGGGCGGTATTTAGCGCGGTGACAACCTTCCTGGCAATGGAGTTTGATCTGTTGCAATCATTGGGCAGTTGGGAATCGGGTGATTTCTCCGGCGTGTTGCAGGGCCGTTATGAACTGCTGTGGATCGTGGGCGCATTAACGCTGATTGCCTGCTTAATCGCTGACCGTTTTACTGTCGCCGGAATGGGGCGGGATTTTTCCGTCAATGTTGGCCTGAATTATCAGCGGGTTATGCTAATGGGGATGTCCATTATTGCCATTGTCAGTGGCGTGGTGGTGGTGGTAATTGGCGTGCTACCTTTCCTCGGATTAATTGTACCCAATATTGTCAGTATGGCGATGGGGGATAATCTGCGTCGAACCATTCCTTGGGTGGCGTTGTGTGGCGGTGGGCTGGTGGTGTTATGTGACATTATTGGTCGGTTAGTCAGTTACCCATTTGAAATACCTGCCAGCGTTATTCTGGGCGCAATTGGCGCACTCGTTTTCCTATTATTAATCGTTAGGACAAAACGTCATGCAGGCTAA
- a CDS encoding siderophore ABC transporter substrate-binding protein, with product MRLRLALFSSLLALTAVLTGCDNSSVTPEETSKITIEHAQGTTQVPLNPQKVIILNPSTLDIADALNIKVAGVPQTSTHLPAFLSKYTGAEYLNAGTLFEPDYEALSQAKPDLIIAGGRAQDTYDKLSALAPTISLDIDPKNFTQSLTQRTEQLASIFGKEEEAKTLLGKFTAQINAIKQKSANAGSAMLVMVSGGKMSAYTPGSRFGFIFDELGFTPAASFTEAGNHGNVVTSEFILDANPEWLFVLDRDNAIGRTENQSAQQVLDNPLIHKTKAWQNNHVIYLDSASLYIAGGVQSYMQLMDKISSVLDKQASAQ from the coding sequence ATGCGATTACGTTTAGCTTTATTTTCATCATTACTGGCACTGACTGCTGTGCTTACCGGGTGTGATAATTCCTCTGTGACCCCTGAAGAAACATCAAAAATCACTATCGAGCACGCACAAGGTACTACTCAGGTTCCGCTTAATCCGCAAAAAGTCATCATATTGAACCCCTCGACATTGGATATTGCCGACGCTCTGAATATCAAAGTAGCCGGTGTACCCCAGACCAGCACCCATCTTCCGGCCTTTTTATCCAAATACACGGGTGCAGAATATCTGAATGCGGGCACATTATTTGAACCGGATTATGAAGCTCTTAGCCAGGCTAAACCTGACCTAATTATTGCGGGCGGTCGTGCTCAAGATACCTATGACAAACTTAGCGCTCTTGCCCCGACCATCTCACTGGATATCGATCCTAAGAATTTTACCCAAAGTCTGACTCAACGTACGGAGCAATTAGCCTCTATCTTTGGTAAAGAAGAAGAAGCGAAAACCCTGCTGGGTAAATTTACCGCTCAGATTAATGCTATCAAACAGAAATCAGCTAACGCTGGGTCTGCCATGTTAGTGATGGTCAGTGGTGGAAAAATGTCTGCTTATACACCAGGCTCGCGTTTTGGTTTTATTTTTGATGAGTTAGGATTTACGCCAGCGGCCAGTTTCACTGAAGCCGGTAATCATGGCAATGTGGTAACCTCCGAATTTATTCTTGATGCCAATCCAGAATGGCTGTTTGTCCTTGACCGCGATAATGCTATTGGCCGTACTGAAAACCAGTCAGCACAACAGGTTCTGGATAACCCACTGATTCATAAAACCAAAGCATGGCAAAATAATCACGTAATTTATCTTGATTCTGCCTCGCTCTATATTGCCGGTGGCGTGCAGAGTTATATGCAACTGATGGATAAAATCAGTTCAGTGTTGGATAAACAAGCCTCCGCGCAGTAA
- a CDS encoding transporter produces MYIYLRLYPLVYLTAAFLPITALCGSARDYLNAPIDAWLGFYNAGYSSSVTPEDGMDITSDVRANVLSQSFMLTRTMDYWGRTGGLSLVLPYRYVETHSGDFRASTRGISDIGMLWQINLFGGPALSREQFRSFIPETFSSFHFYLGTPLGEYDAHSALNPSSNRWVFSPTVNYSYTPDQGWTWL; encoded by the coding sequence ATGTATATTTATCTCAGATTATACCCATTAGTTTATCTTACCGCGGCTTTTCTCCCCATCACTGCTCTTTGTGGGTCTGCTCGAGATTATTTGAATGCACCTATTGATGCGTGGCTTGGATTTTACAATGCAGGTTATTCATCATCGGTGACACCCGAAGATGGTATGGATATTACCTCTGATGTTAGGGCAAATGTATTATCTCAATCTTTTATGCTTACTCGGACGATGGATTACTGGGGGAGGACGGGCGGTCTTTCTTTGGTGCTCCCTTATCGCTATGTTGAAACCCATTCCGGTGACTTTCGCGCTTCTACTCGAGGAATCTCTGATATTGGCATGTTGTGGCAGATAAATTTATTTGGCGGCCCGGCATTGAGTCGCGAACAATTTCGATCTTTTATTCCTGAGACATTCTCCAGTTTTCATTTTTATCTTGGAACCCCATTGGGTGAATATGATGCTCACTCTGCTCTTAACCCGAGTTCAAACCGCTGGGTTTTCTCGCCGACAGTGAATTATAGTTATACGCCAGACCAAGGCTGGACGTGGCTTTAG
- a CDS encoding MFS transporter, with amino-acid sequence MTSLNSSAADNAPSESMAAEERLATPEGRKDFWRATFSCWLGTAMEYADFALYGLAAGIIFGDVFFPEATPAIALLSSFATYSVGFIARPIGALLFGRLGDRKGRKVVMITTITLMGASTTLIGLIPSYASIGLWAPACLAFLRFMQGLGAGAELSGGAVMLGEYAPAKRRGLVSSIIALGSNSGTLLAALVWLLVLQMDKQTLLDWGWRIPFLSSILIAGAALFIRRHMRETPVFERQKLVLEQQRQQALALGREHTVEVDNRTFWQRSKSFWIMVGLRIGENGPSYLAQGFMIGYVAKVLMVDKSVPTMAVFIASCLGFLIIPLAGYLSDRFGRRITYRWFCLLLIIYAFPAFMLLETREPILVIGTIIVGMGLASLGIFGVQAAWGVELFGVTNRYTKMAVAKELGSILSGGTAPLIAAAMLTFTGHWWPIALYFAVMAGIGFVTTFFAPETRGRDLNLPEDAI; translated from the coding sequence ATGACTTCACTAAATAGCTCGGCGGCAGACAATGCTCCATCAGAGAGCATGGCTGCAGAAGAGCGCTTGGCTACGCCCGAGGGTCGCAAAGACTTTTGGCGCGCAACCTTTTCGTGCTGGCTCGGTACGGCCATGGAGTATGCAGACTTTGCACTTTATGGTTTAGCTGCTGGCATAATATTTGGTGATGTCTTCTTCCCTGAAGCAACACCTGCAATCGCGTTATTGTCCAGCTTTGCCACCTACTCCGTCGGCTTTATTGCCCGTCCTATTGGCGCGCTGCTGTTCGGAAGATTAGGGGATCGCAAAGGCCGGAAAGTGGTCATGATTACCACCATCACCTTGATGGGCGCCTCCACCACCCTGATTGGTCTAATCCCAAGCTACGCCTCTATCGGCTTGTGGGCTCCGGCCTGTCTGGCTTTCTTGCGCTTTATGCAAGGGTTGGGAGCCGGTGCTGAGCTGTCTGGTGGTGCGGTGATGTTGGGGGAATATGCTCCTGCTAAAAGGCGCGGTTTGGTCTCGTCTATTATTGCATTAGGTTCTAACAGCGGCACACTACTGGCGGCACTCGTGTGGTTGCTGGTCTTGCAAATGGATAAGCAAACTCTGCTCGATTGGGGCTGGCGCATTCCATTCCTGTCCAGCATTTTAATCGCCGGTGCTGCACTGTTTATTCGTCGCCACATGCGCGAAACCCCGGTATTTGAACGCCAAAAACTGGTGCTGGAACAACAGCGTCAACAAGCATTGGCACTGGGGCGCGAGCATACGGTTGAAGTGGATAACCGCACTTTCTGGCAGCGCAGTAAATCATTCTGGATTATGGTGGGCTTGCGTATCGGCGAGAACGGCCCGTCTTATCTGGCTCAGGGCTTTATGATTGGTTATGTCGCCAAAGTGCTGATGGTGGATAAATCAGTGCCAACCATGGCGGTGTTCATCGCGTCCTGTCTGGGCTTCCTGATTATTCCACTGGCGGGTTATCTGTCAGACCGCTTTGGCCGCCGCATTACCTATCGCTGGTTCTGTCTGTTATTGATTATCTATGCTTTCCCGGCATTTATGCTGCTGGAAACCCGCGAGCCTATTCTCGTGATAGGGACTATCATTGTTGGTATGGGTTTAGCATCACTGGGTATCTTCGGTGTGCAAGCCGCGTGGGGTGTGGAGCTGTTTGGTGTGACTAACCGCTATACCAAGATGGCAGTCGCAAAAGAATTAGGCTCCATTTTGTCCGGTGGGACTGCGCCATTGATAGCAGCGGCCATGTTGACATTCACCGGCCACTGGTGGCCAATTGCGCTGTACTTCGCCGTAATGGCCGGGATAGGGTTTGTCACCACGTTCTTTGCCCCAGAAACACGTGGGCGTGACCTCAACTTGCCAGAAGATGCGATTTAA
- a CDS encoding LacI family DNA-binding transcriptional regulator: protein MTRSDVAREAGTSVAVVSYVINNGPRPVASATKQRVLDAIQKTGYRPNEIARSLARGTTQTYGLIVPNISNPFISSMAHALQREAFANGQVLLLGDAGDDRQRERELINNLLHRQVDGLLYTSVDRHPYIELIQTTGTPFVMLDRVDAAQQICAIRVDERAAAFQATQHLIEHGHRDIAIICGPLDMLNTQDRLNGWRDALQQAGLRVRNEWIFPTTYTRPGGYQAAQQMLKGPLPQALFTTNELQAFGCLRAMSEHNLTVPKDLALVCFNGTIESEYNVPSLTTVRQPLDIMAKTAIEMLKNWSGEPIVREFDFSLQIGESCGCSHTQRN from the coding sequence ATTACACGTTCTGATGTCGCGCGCGAAGCAGGCACTTCTGTCGCGGTAGTCAGTTACGTCATCAATAATGGACCACGGCCAGTCGCCTCGGCCACCAAACAGCGCGTGCTTGATGCGATTCAAAAAACCGGTTACCGCCCCAATGAAATAGCCCGATCACTAGCTCGCGGTACCACTCAAACATATGGTCTGATTGTTCCCAATATTTCTAACCCTTTTATTTCTTCCATGGCCCACGCCCTGCAACGTGAAGCCTTTGCTAACGGGCAAGTGTTGTTATTGGGAGATGCGGGCGATGACCGGCAGCGCGAACGCGAACTGATCAATAATCTGCTACATCGTCAGGTTGATGGCTTGTTGTATACCAGTGTTGACCGCCATCCTTATATTGAATTAATTCAAACCACTGGCACCCCCTTTGTCATGCTCGACCGCGTCGATGCTGCACAACAAATCTGTGCTATTCGTGTGGATGAACGCGCCGCCGCGTTTCAAGCAACACAGCATCTAATTGAACATGGCCATCGCGATATCGCCATTATTTGCGGCCCGCTGGATATGCTCAATACTCAAGATAGGTTGAATGGCTGGCGCGATGCATTGCAACAAGCGGGGTTAAGGGTGCGCAATGAGTGGATTTTCCCGACCACATACACCCGCCCAGGGGGTTATCAGGCCGCACAGCAAATGCTGAAAGGGCCATTGCCGCAGGCGCTATTCACAACTAACGAATTACAGGCTTTTGGTTGTTTGCGGGCCATGTCCGAGCATAATCTGACCGTCCCGAAAGATCTGGCGCTGGTCTGTTTTAACGGCACCATTGAGTCTGAATATAACGTGCCGTCCTTGACAACAGTGCGTCAGCCGTTGGATATCATGGCGAAAACCGCCATCGAGATGCTCAAAAACTGGAGCGGTGAACCCATAGTTCGCGAGTTCGATTTTTCGCTACAGATCGGTGAATCCTGCGGCTGCTCCCATACCCAAAGAAATTGA
- a CDS encoding nucleoside hydrolase, whose translation MRLIIDCDPGNGVPGANVDDGLALALAIAAPEIALELVTIVAGNTPSEVGFSVAHDLVTRLGVNIPIMRGASQALVEPAALWRDKLDNGAARNGLTALWQQTPLPPMVASNAPLAAHAIGELICNNPGEITLVAIGPLTNIAHAMQLYPQMASSVAEIAIMGGVFNVEGYFKDTNFGIDPEAAHVVLTSGANITLAPLDVTTQTQLLHQDLDKIAQIDSVLSRYLVETLRPWISYSMQTRQLPGCWVHDALVVAWLLDKSIVTTTSDYVDVALEGALTRGMTLRFSPQNLRLDVGIPAPQGKPVKILQSVDNKKLLDIIYQSLSNFT comes from the coding sequence ATGCGTTTAATTATTGATTGTGACCCAGGAAATGGCGTGCCCGGCGCCAATGTCGATGATGGTTTAGCATTAGCGCTGGCCATCGCCGCCCCAGAAATAGCGTTGGAATTAGTGACTATCGTGGCGGGGAATACCCCAAGCGAAGTCGGATTTTCTGTTGCCCATGATTTAGTGACCCGTCTGGGGGTGAATATCCCCATCATGCGGGGCGCGTCACAAGCGCTGGTGGAGCCGGCGGCGCTTTGGCGCGACAAGCTGGATAATGGCGCGGCCAGAAATGGATTAACTGCACTTTGGCAACAAACGCCCCTGCCGCCCATGGTGGCCTCCAATGCGCCCTTAGCGGCCCATGCTATCGGCGAATTAATTTGCAATAACCCCGGCGAAATAACCTTGGTGGCCATCGGCCCACTGACAAATATTGCCCATGCCATGCAGCTTTACCCGCAAATGGCGTCATCGGTGGCGGAAATTGCTATCATGGGCGGTGTGTTTAATGTCGAGGGCTATTTTAAAGACACCAATTTTGGTATCGATCCCGAAGCCGCGCATGTGGTACTGACCAGCGGTGCTAACATTACATTGGCACCTTTGGATGTCACTACGCAGACCCAACTGCTGCATCAGGATTTAGATAAGATTGCACAAATTGACTCTGTACTCAGCCGTTATCTGGTAGAAACTTTGCGCCCGTGGATAAGTTACTCAATGCAAACACGGCAACTGCCGGGTTGCTGGGTTCATGATGCCTTGGTCGTCGCCTGGTTGCTGGATAAAAGCATCGTGACCACCACCAGCGACTATGTCGATGTCGCGCTGGAAGGGGCGCTAACCCGCGGGATGACCTTGCGCTTTAGCCCGCAAAATCTGCGTTTGGATGTTGGCATTCCGGCACCACAGGGCAAGCCAGTAAAAATTTTGCAATCCGTTGATAATAAAAAGCTCTTGGATATCATTTACCAATCCTTGAGCAATTTCACCTAA
- a CDS encoding Na/Pi cotransporter family protein, giving the protein MLTLLHLLSSVALLVWGTHIVRTGIMRVYGADLRRVLSASIQKKPTAFMAGIGVTALVQSSNATALLVISFVSQGLISLSPALVIMLGADVGTALMARVLTFDLSWLSPLLILGGVIVFLGQRKARVGQMGRVCIGLGLIILALQLIVTAAGPITQATAVQAIFSSLTGDTILALLIGALFAMISYSSLAAVLLTATLAATGLVPLNIALCIVIGSNLGSGLLALISSRGQNAVSRQVVLGSLLFKVIGCILIVPWVNMLGKWLFGRSLPAAEVVIYFHVFYNLLRCLLMLPFVGVMARICSRLISDDPNIPQPSAPRYLDITAIDTPSLALANAVRETLRMGDVLEQMLFRFKEVLEGNKQQKHEVSLLEDEVDMLYSAIKLYLAQIQQDELGEIDSRRWAEIIDTAVNLQQAGDIIGRMTSDVAAKSLNARKPFSAEGFEELNTLHARLVTNLDLGMSVFLSRDINNAKRLRRAKHRFRLLNRRYSHAHVERLHQQNVLSIETSSLHMGLLGDMKRLNSLFCSTAYHVLEVPEEALD; this is encoded by the coding sequence ATGCTGACATTGCTTCATCTGCTTTCTTCTGTCGCCCTGCTGGTGTGGGGCACACACATCGTCCGCACCGGTATCATGCGAGTTTATGGTGCCGATTTGCGCCGGGTACTGAGCGCCAGCATCCAGAAAAAACCGACGGCGTTTATGGCCGGGATTGGCGTCACCGCACTGGTACAAAGCAGTAATGCGACCGCGTTGCTGGTCATTTCGTTTGTGTCGCAGGGGCTGATTTCATTGTCTCCAGCCCTGGTGATTATGCTAGGGGCTGATGTCGGGACCGCGCTGATGGCGCGGGTGCTCACCTTTGATCTCTCTTGGCTGTCGCCATTGCTGATTTTGGGTGGGGTCATTGTCTTCCTCGGCCAACGTAAAGCGCGCGTGGGCCAGATGGGCCGCGTATGTATTGGCCTCGGGCTGATTATTCTGGCGCTGCAACTGATTGTGACGGCTGCCGGGCCGATTACACAGGCGACCGCAGTTCAGGCCATTTTCTCTTCTCTGACCGGCGATACCATTCTAGCGCTGTTGATTGGCGCGCTGTTCGCCATGATCAGTTATTCCAGTTTGGCTGCCGTGCTACTGACCGCGACACTCGCCGCTACCGGCTTAGTGCCACTGAACATCGCGCTCTGCATTGTAATTGGTTCAAATCTCGGCAGCGGGTTGCTGGCCCTGATCAGCAGCCGTGGGCAGAATGCCGTCTCTCGCCAAGTGGTGCTGGGGAGCCTGCTATTTAAAGTTATCGGCTGTATCTTAATTGTCCCTTGGGTCAATATGTTAGGGAAATGGCTGTTCGGGCGCAGTTTACCCGCCGCCGAAGTGGTCATTTACTTCCACGTTTTCTATAACCTGCTGCGCTGTTTGTTGATGCTGCCATTTGTTGGCGTGATGGCACGAATTTGCAGCCGGTTGATCAGTGATGACCCCAATATTCCCCAGCCTTCAGCGCCACGCTATCTCGATATTACCGCTATCGACACCCCGTCACTGGCCTTAGCCAACGCCGTGCGAGAAACCCTGCGCATGGGTGACGTGCTGGAGCAAATGCTATTTCGCTTTAAAGAAGTGTTGGAGGGGAATAAACAGCAAAAACATGAAGTCAGCTTGTTGGAAGATGAAGTCGACATGCTGTATAGCGCGATAAAACTGTATTTAGCCCAAATTCAACAAGATGAATTAGGCGAGATTGACTCACGCCGCTGGGCGGAAATCATTGATACCGCAGTTAATCTCCAGCAGGCGGGCGATATTATTGGCCGCATGACTTCAGATGTCGCCGCTAAGTCGCTCAATGCACGTAAGCCGTTTTCAGCCGAAGGGTTTGAGGAATTAAATACCTTACATGCCCGATTGGTCACCAACCTCGATTTGGGCATGTCGGTATTTTTATCCCGAGATATCAATAATGCCAAGCGCCTGCGCCGTGCCAAGCATCGTTTCCGTTTGCTGAACCGCCGATACTCCCACGCCCACGTCGAGCGTTTGCATCAACAAAACGTTCTGAGCATTGAAACCAGCAGTCTGCATATGGGGCTATTGGGGGATATGAAGCGCTTGAACTCATTATTCTGCTCAACCGCTTATCATGTGCTGGAAGTGCCGGAAGAGGCGCTGGACTAA
- the pepT gene encoding peptidase T: MTIALSEQLTQRFFRYLSVSSQSDSASDTLPSTAGQHKMAQMLADELRQLGLEDIIIDEHATVTARKPGNQPTAPRIGFITHIDTVDVGLSADIHPQRLRFTGSDLCLNPEQGIYLRTAEHPEILRYQDEEIIFSDGTSVLGADNKAAVTVVMTLLENLSADDKHGDIIVAFVPDEEIGLRGAKALDLARFDVDFAYTIDCCELGEVVYENFNAASAEIDIIGVTAHPMSAKNVLINPIRVAYDIISEFDPQQTPEHTEGREGYVWFTDMVANPNHAKLKMAIRDFDNTSFAARKAAIGEAVAKISARYPRAKLSYSVTDVYSNISNSIGEDKQAIELIFSSMAQLGIEPNVIPMRGGTDGAALSSKGLLTPNYFTGAHNFHSPFEFLPISSFVKSYELTRTICLSAAKK, from the coding sequence ATGACAATCGCACTCTCAGAACAACTCACTCAACGATTTTTCCGCTATCTGTCCGTCAGTAGCCAAAGTGACTCCGCCTCTGACACGCTGCCGAGCACGGCGGGGCAGCATAAGATGGCGCAAATGTTGGCCGATGAATTACGGCAGTTGGGGCTGGAAGATATCATTATTGATGAACATGCGACGGTAACCGCCCGTAAACCGGGCAACCAGCCTACAGCGCCACGCATTGGTTTTATCACTCACATTGATACCGTTGATGTTGGTTTGTCAGCCGATATTCATCCGCAGCGCTTGCGCTTTACCGGTAGTGATTTGTGCTTGAACCCAGAACAGGGCATCTATCTGCGCACGGCGGAACACCCGGAAATTCTACGTTATCAAGATGAAGAGATTATTTTCAGTGATGGCACCAGTGTGTTGGGGGCGGATAATAAAGCGGCGGTAACGGTGGTGATGACACTGCTGGAAAACTTGAGCGCGGATGATAAGCACGGCGATATTATCGTGGCATTTGTGCCAGATGAAGAGATTGGTTTGCGCGGTGCCAAGGCGCTGGATCTGGCGCGGTTTGATGTTGATTTTGCTTACACCATCGATTGCTGCGAACTGGGCGAAGTGGTGTATGAGAACTTCAATGCGGCCTCGGCGGAGATTGATATTATTGGTGTGACGGCGCATCCCATGTCAGCCAAGAATGTGCTGATCAATCCTATCCGTGTCGCTTATGACATTATCAGCGAATTTGATCCACAACAGACGCCAGAACACACCGAAGGGCGCGAGGGCTATGTCTGGTTTACCGATATGGTGGCTAACCCCAACCATGCCAAACTGAAAATGGCGATCCGTGATTTTGATAATACTTCATTTGCGGCCCGTAAAGCCGCAATTGGCGAGGCGGTGGCAAAGATCTCTGCCCGTTATCCACGCGCCAAGTTAAGCTATTCAGTGACCGATGTTTACAGCAATATCAGCAATTCCATTGGTGAAGATAAGCAAGCTATCGAGCTTATTTTCTCTTCCATGGCGCAGTTGGGAATTGAGCCTAATGTGATCCCGATGCGGGGCGGAACGGATGGTGCGGCGTTATCCAGCAAAGGGCTGTTAACACCTAACTATTTCACAGGCGCGCATAATTTCCATTCGCCGTTTGAATTTCTGCCAATCAGCTCCTTTGTAAAATCGTATGAGTTGACCCGGACTATCTGCTTATCTGCGGCGAAAAAATAA